CTCGGCCGATGCCGAGCAGCGCGTGCGGCTTGCGCAGGCGCGTGCCGAAGAAGCGCTCATTCGCACGCACGTGGAGAATGCGCTGCATTTCGTGGACACGCTGGCGCCGGAAATCGGCTACGAGCGGGCGCTCGACATTTATGTGCGCGAACTGACGCTGCCCGATCCGCTGGCGTCGGTGGTGGTGACGCGCGCGCTGGTGGCGCTCGGCGAAGGACTGCGGCCGACGAGCGAGCGTACGGCAAGCGAGCGTGTGGTGACCGGCGACCCGCAAAACAACGCGCCGCCGGTCATGGAACCGGCGGCGCCAACTGCGGCCCTTCGTCTGGCTGAAGCCGCCGCGCGACGGCGGCAGGCGTAACGCGCGCTTACTTGTCGGCGGCGGGTGCAGCCGCAGGCGCGGCCGCGGGGGCTGCGGCGACCAGCGAGTCCACGATCTTCTTGATCTGATCGGCCGTGAGGCCACCCGCGTAGATGCGGTTGTTGATCATGAGCGTGGGCGTGGATCCGACGCCGCGCTCCGTGCCCATCTTCGCGTTGGCCTGGATGCGCGGCAGATGCTTCTGCGTATCGAAGCACTCCCCGAAGGCCTTCATGTCGAGCCCGAGCTGCTGTGCGTAGCTGTCCATGAACTTGCGCGGATTGCTCGTGGCCTGACCGTTCCAGTCGTACTGCCCGGCAAAGATCAGGTCGTGCATTTCCCAGAACTTGCCCTGATCGCTCGCGCAGGCGGCCGCCATGTGCGCCGAAATGGTGTTCGGGTGAATGGACGTGAGCGGGAAGTCGTAGAAGCGGAAGTTGGCGAGGCCGGCATCGATGA
The window above is part of the Gemmatimonas sp. UBA7669 genome. Proteins encoded here:
- a CDS encoding DsbA family protein, with the translated sequence MAKVSPKKKSNTGFLAVIGIILIAGGAGIWTSMTKKPVSIEAAPGAPLPEAQGYLRGNPDAPITIAEFADFECPGCGQFATLQGPDIKSRIIDAGLANFRFYDFPLTSIHPNTISAHMAAACASDQGKFWEMHDLIFAGQYDWNGQATSNPRKFMDSYAQQLGLDMKAFGECFDTQKHLPRIQANAKMGTERGVGSTPTLMINNRIYAGGLTADQIKKIVDSLVAAAPAAAPAAAPAADK